One window from the genome of Poecilia reticulata strain Guanapo linkage group LG9, Guppy_female_1.0+MT, whole genome shotgun sequence encodes:
- the LOC103470579 gene encoding kinesin-like calmodulin-binding protein homolog isoform X2 has protein sequence MYMNTSGTSRRSYSLTFLGKKVGRHHSVTPAGKQIAWETTIGSTEEPEEPEEPSQSGHAPVLEQDLENLPGSVPELKERRPSPKFPNPQFQQYGNNAPDTHRHKNPWRRRWAAFRRWIAADRRKRNVQGSSESQLGVGSDAREAERSQELKIYIPYESAELCIAEIAEDMKAMKRRHLQTVQELEENFQFTAQETQERILQKVRSHYQNKLNTVRRFLDLYQDKVEEKKADLEKKVAELTAHNERLLEEQRAERRRWKEETQQWQREKSKMLELFSSRLDALHCHQASTLQELQMARQEIGQVQEILIVSSSQAQQEAAEEEEGSDKKEQTETCSVSDQPLEGANARLEELKESLYQKEREITELLEAERIPVPPVPQPHCSVLLPTVITKAHEICSVVPESRALLHQMIKDNQVALAEARDKLRLHLQTAKQDSNDKEKTPRQEGSDESSLSFLQETVREHEVCQIALDYIKSGECPVMNDCEMSELEDILGQETLPTAQRTVKGIGQQLLLLQDQLKREKEEKKKVVENYTSERAMRKKYYNMVEEMKGKIRVFCRIRPVTRSEATQGGAVVVAKLDDYSVTVETQRGPREFQFDKVLSTEASQEDLFQDVNRLMQSVIDGYNVCIFAYGQTGSGKTFTMVGDKDQKNPGIMPRSFNAIFDIMRENGSKFDFKVSAYMLELYNDRLQDLFVSQAGEAHAQTQPHGPTRRVEIKRNRKGVVFAQGAETKEASSAQELYALFQQACANRHISATRGKLNQQVSECLG, from the exons ATGTACATGAACACATCTGGGACGTCTAGAAGATCCTACTCCCTGACCTTCCTGGGAAAGAAAGTAGGGAGGCATCATTCAGTGACACCTGCTGGGAAGCAAA TTGCCTGGGAGACGACTATCGGGTCAACAGAGGAGCCGGAGGAGCCGGAGGAGCCGTCCCAGTCAGGCCATGCCCCGGTATTGGAGCAAGATTTGGAGAACCTACCCGGAAGTGTACCTGAGTTAAAGGAGCGGAGGCCAAGTCCAAAATTTCCCAACCCACAGTTTCAGCAGTACGGAAACAACGCACCAG ACACACATCGGCACAAAAACCcgtggaggaggaggtgggctGCTTTTAGACGCTGGATTGCTGCAGACAGGAGGAAACGCAACGTACAAG gCTCATCAGAATCTCAGCTGGGAGTCGGCAGTGACGCCAGAGAAGCTGAGCGCTCACAGGAACTCAAGATTTACATCCCCTATGAGTCGGCTGAGCTCTGCATCGCTGAG ATTGCTGAAGACATGAAGGCAATGAAGAGGAGGCATCTGCAAACAGTGCAGGAACTGGAGGAGAATTTCCAGTTCACAGCTCAGGAGACacag GAAAGGATCTTACAGAAGGTCAGATCTCACTATCAGAACAAACTGAACACTGTGAGGAGATTCCTGGACCTCTACCAGGACAAAGTGGAAGAGAAGAAGGCTGACCTGGAGAAGAAAGTTGCA GAGCTGACTGCACACAATGAGCGGCTGCTGGAGGAGCAAAGAGCTGAGAGAAGGAGATGGAAAGAAGAGACCCAGCAATGGCAGAGAGAAAAA agcaaAATGCTGGAGCTGTTCTCCAGCAGGCTGGATGCCCTGCACTGCCACCAGGCCTCCA cactgcaggagctgcagatgGCCAGACAGGAAATAGGGCAAGTCCAAGAAATATTGATAGTATCTTCATCACAGGCgcaacaggaagcagcagaggaagaggaggggtcagacaagaaagaacaaacagag ACATGCAGTGTCTCAGATCAACCACTGGAGGGAGCCAACGCCcgcctggaggagctgaaggagaGCCTGTACCAGAAGGAGAGGGAGATCACTGAGCTCCTGGAAGCAGAGAGGATCCCTGTCCCTCCTGTTCCACAGCCACACTGCAGCGTCCTGCTCCCCACCGTCATAACCAAG GCCCATGAAATCTGCAGTGTAGTGCCTGAGTCGAGAGCTCTTTTGCACCAAATGATTAAAGACAATCAGGTTGCTTTGGCTGAAGCCAGAGACAAACTGCGTCTTCATCTGCAAACCGCTAAACAGGACAGCAATGATAAAGAGAAGACTCCCAGACAAGAGGG GTCAGATGAGTCAAGTCTGTCTTTTCTGCAAGAGACGGTGAGGGAACACGAGGTGTGTCAAATTGCTTTGGACTACATCAAATCTGGGGAATGCCCTGTAATGAATG ATTGTGAAATGTCTGAGCTGGAGGACATCCTGGGACAAGAGACACTTCCAACCGCACAGAGGACTGTAAAGGGCATCGGCCAGCAGCTTCTCCTGCTGCAGGATCAG CTGAAGcgagaaaaggaagagaaaaagaaagtagtTGAGAATTACACATCAGAAAGAGCAATGAGGAAGAAATATTATAACATGGTGGAAGAAATGAAAG GTAAAATCAGGGTGTTTTGTCGAATTCGTCCAGTGACCCGAAGTGAAGCTACACAAGGTGGGGCCGTTGTGGTGGCTAAATTAGACGATTACTCTGTCACTGTGGAAACCCAACGTGGGCCCAGAGAGTTTCAGTTTGACAAGGTGCTCAGCACAGAGGCCTCTCAGGAAGATTTGTTTCAAGATGTGAACAG GCTGATGCAGTCAGTCATCGATGGCTacaatgtttgcatttttgcataCGGCCAGACAGGCTCAGGGAAAACTTTCACCATGGTCGGGGACAAAGACCAGAAGAACCCTGGGATTATGCCCAGATCTTTTAACGCCATTTTTGACATCATGCGAGAGAACGGCTCTAAATTTGACTTCAAG GTTTCGGCCTATATGCTGGAGCTGTACAACGACAGGTTGCAGGACCTCTTCGTGAGCCAGGCGGGTGAGGCCCATGCGCAGACACAACCCCATGGCCCCACCAGGCGGGTGGAGATCAAAAGGAACAGAAAGGGGGTTGTGTTCGCCCAAGGAGCAGAGACAAAGGAGGCTTCCAGTGCCCAGGAGCTTTATGCTCTGTTCCAACAGGCTTGCGCCAATCGACACATCTCCGCCACCA GAGGCAAACTCAATCAACAAGTCTCTGAGTGCCTTGGGTGA
- the cyp1d1 gene encoding cytochrome P450 1D1, whose translation MGLILSGYLSAKEDCSAPLSSVTLALCLFTLILLAIRVKQSYRFFFSYHHDSHLDDTKFPTAPGPKPWPLVGNLLQVGDQMHLSLTRLGLQYGDVFKMRFGSLTVVILSGYSTIRQALVRQGEDFAGRPELFTFSAVADGTSMTFSEKYGPAWLLHKKLCKNALRSFSQAEPRGSGATCLLEEQVCAEAAEMVAVIREEAAKNHKTMGIDPAISLVTSVANVVCALCFGRRYDHNDEEFLTIVNINNKVLKLFAAGNLADFFPVFRYFPSPSLRKMVQYIHRMNGFMKRRIKEHINTFDKNCIRDITDALIVLCEDREENRDTSLLTNSQIIHTVIDIFGAGFDTIIAGLQWSLLYLIKFPDIQDKVQQEIDEHIGSARLPGFADKPNMPFTEAFIFEVFRHSSYVPFTIPHCTTRDTILNGYLIPKDTCVFINQYQVNHDVDLWGDPEKFWPQRFQGPSGQLNKELTEKVLIFGLGKRRCLGDGFARLEMFVFLTTLLHDLRIENVPGQELDLSTDFGLTMKPRPYRITVSPRF comes from the exons ATGGGGCTGATCCTGTCAGGATATCTGTCAGCCAAAGAGGACTGTAGTGCACCTCTCTCCAGTGTCACTCTTGCTCTGTGTCTTTTTACCCTCATACTCCTGGCCATCAGGGTAAAACAGAgttacagatttttcttctcCTACCACCATGACTCCCACTTGGACGACACAAAGTTCCCTACTGCTCCAGGCCCCAAACCTTGGCCCCTTGTGGGCAATCTGCTCCAGGTGGGGGACCAGATGCATCTCTCACTGACTCGCCTGGGTCTGCAGTACGGTGATGTTTTTAAG ATGCGTTTCGGCTCTTTGACAGTGGTCATCCTTAGTGGGTACTCCACCATCAGGCAGGCACTGGTTCGTCAGGGAGAAGATTTTGCTGGACGACctgaacttttcactttttccgCCGTGGCTGACGGGACCAGCATGACCTTCAGTGAAAAGTATGGACCTGCGTGGCTTCTCCATAAGAAGCTGTGCAAAAATGCCTTAAGGTCTTTCTCCCAAGCCGAGCCGAGGGGATCAGGGGCCACTTGCCTCCTGGAGGAGCAGGTGTGTGCTGAGGCTGCTGAGATGGTGGCGGTGATTCGGGAAGAAGCCGCAAAGAACCACAAGACGATGGGTATAGATCCCGCCATATCCTTAGTGACCTCTGTGGCAAATGTGGTGTGTGCCCTGTGTTTTGGGAGAAGGTACGACCACAATGACGAGGAGTTTCTCACCATTGTGAACATCAACAACAAGGTACTGAAACTTTTTGCTGCAGGGAATTTGGCCGACTTCTTCCCAGTGTTTCGTTACTTTCCCAGTCCGTCTTTGAGAAAAATGGTACAGTACATTCACAGAATGAACGGATTTATGAAGCGAAGAATCAAGGAACACATCAACACCTTTGATAAG AACTGCATCCGGGACATCACAGATGCTCTGATCGTACTTTGTGAAGACAGGGAAGAGAACAGGGACACGTCTCTACTTACCAACTCTCAGATCATCCACACCGTCATAGACATCTTCGGTGCAG GTTTTGACACCATCATTGCTGGATTACAGTGGAGCCTCTTGTACCTCATCAAGTTTCCAGACATCCAAGACAAAGTACAGCAGGAGATTG atGAACACATTGGCTCAGCCAGACTTCCTGGGTTTGCAGACAAGCCCAACATGCCCTTCACTGAAGCATTCATATTCGAGGTGTTTCGTCACTCTTCCTATGTTCCTTTCACCATCCCTCACTG CACCACCAGAGACACCATCCTGAACGGATATTTAATCCCAAAGGACACGTGTGTCTTCATTAACCAGTATCAAGTCAATCATGATGT GGACCTTTGGGGTGATCCAGAGAAATTTTGGCCACAGCGCTTCCAGGGCCCGTCCGGACAATTAAACAAGGAGCTGACGGAGAAGGTTCTCATCTTTGGCCTGGGGAAGAGGCGCTGTCTTGGGGATGGGTTTGCACGTTTggagatgtttgtgtttctcaccACGCTGCTCCATGATTTGCGGATTGAAAATGTTCCTGGACAGGAGCTGGATCTCAGCACAGACTTTGGTCTGACCATGAAACCACGTCCGTACAGGATTACAGTCTCCCCTAGATTTTAG
- the LOC103470579 gene encoding kinesin-like calmodulin-binding protein homolog isoform X1 — MYMNTSGTSRRSYSLTFLGKKVGRHHSVTPAGKQIAWETTIGSTEEPEEPEEPSQSGHAPVLEQDLENLPGSVPELKERRPSPKFPNPQFQQYGNNAPDTHRHKNPWRRRWAAFRRWIAADRRKRNVQGSSESQLGVGSDAREAERSQELKIYIPYESAELCIAEIAEDMKAMKRRHLQTVQELEENFQFTAQETQERILQKVRSHYQNKLNTVRRFLDLYQDKVEEKKADLEKKVAELTAHNERLLEEQRAERRRWKEETQQWQREKSKMLELFSSRLDALHCHQASTLQELQMARQEIGQVQEILIVSSSQAQQEAAEEEEGSDKKEQTETCSVSDQPLEGANARLEELKESLYQKEREITELLEAERIPVPPVPQPHCSVLLPTVITKAHEICSVVPESRALLHQMIKDNQVALAEARDKLRLHLQTAKQDSNDKEKTPRQEGSDESSLSFLQETVREHEVCQIALDYIKSGECPVMNDCEMSELEDILGQETLPTAQRTVKGIGQQLLLLQDQLKREKEEKKKVVENYTSERAMRKKYYNMVEEMKGKIRVFCRIRPVTRSEATQGGAVVVAKLDDYSVTVETQRGPREFQFDKVLSTEASQEDLFQDVNRLMQSVIDGYNVCIFAYGQTGSGKTFTMVGDKDQKNPGIMPRSFNAIFDIMRENGSKFDFKVSAYMLELYNDRLQDLFVSQAGEAHAQTQPHGPTRRVEIKRNRKGVVFAQGAETKEASSAQELYALFQQACANRHISATKMNVESSRSHLIVGIMVESRNLTNGSVNTGKLSLVDLAGSERAAKTGAKDHQLKEANSINKSLSALGDVISALSAELPHVPYRNSKLTQVMQDSLGGNAKTLMIVNISPSEYNLDETLTSLVYATRVKAITNNAQRNVDSKEIAQLKEVIMKLKSGQAVEEVDV; from the exons ATGTACATGAACACATCTGGGACGTCTAGAAGATCCTACTCCCTGACCTTCCTGGGAAAGAAAGTAGGGAGGCATCATTCAGTGACACCTGCTGGGAAGCAAA TTGCCTGGGAGACGACTATCGGGTCAACAGAGGAGCCGGAGGAGCCGGAGGAGCCGTCCCAGTCAGGCCATGCCCCGGTATTGGAGCAAGATTTGGAGAACCTACCCGGAAGTGTACCTGAGTTAAAGGAGCGGAGGCCAAGTCCAAAATTTCCCAACCCACAGTTTCAGCAGTACGGAAACAACGCACCAG ACACACATCGGCACAAAAACCcgtggaggaggaggtgggctGCTTTTAGACGCTGGATTGCTGCAGACAGGAGGAAACGCAACGTACAAG gCTCATCAGAATCTCAGCTGGGAGTCGGCAGTGACGCCAGAGAAGCTGAGCGCTCACAGGAACTCAAGATTTACATCCCCTATGAGTCGGCTGAGCTCTGCATCGCTGAG ATTGCTGAAGACATGAAGGCAATGAAGAGGAGGCATCTGCAAACAGTGCAGGAACTGGAGGAGAATTTCCAGTTCACAGCTCAGGAGACacag GAAAGGATCTTACAGAAGGTCAGATCTCACTATCAGAACAAACTGAACACTGTGAGGAGATTCCTGGACCTCTACCAGGACAAAGTGGAAGAGAAGAAGGCTGACCTGGAGAAGAAAGTTGCA GAGCTGACTGCACACAATGAGCGGCTGCTGGAGGAGCAAAGAGCTGAGAGAAGGAGATGGAAAGAAGAGACCCAGCAATGGCAGAGAGAAAAA agcaaAATGCTGGAGCTGTTCTCCAGCAGGCTGGATGCCCTGCACTGCCACCAGGCCTCCA cactgcaggagctgcagatgGCCAGACAGGAAATAGGGCAAGTCCAAGAAATATTGATAGTATCTTCATCACAGGCgcaacaggaagcagcagaggaagaggaggggtcagacaagaaagaacaaacagag ACATGCAGTGTCTCAGATCAACCACTGGAGGGAGCCAACGCCcgcctggaggagctgaaggagaGCCTGTACCAGAAGGAGAGGGAGATCACTGAGCTCCTGGAAGCAGAGAGGATCCCTGTCCCTCCTGTTCCACAGCCACACTGCAGCGTCCTGCTCCCCACCGTCATAACCAAG GCCCATGAAATCTGCAGTGTAGTGCCTGAGTCGAGAGCTCTTTTGCACCAAATGATTAAAGACAATCAGGTTGCTTTGGCTGAAGCCAGAGACAAACTGCGTCTTCATCTGCAAACCGCTAAACAGGACAGCAATGATAAAGAGAAGACTCCCAGACAAGAGGG GTCAGATGAGTCAAGTCTGTCTTTTCTGCAAGAGACGGTGAGGGAACACGAGGTGTGTCAAATTGCTTTGGACTACATCAAATCTGGGGAATGCCCTGTAATGAATG ATTGTGAAATGTCTGAGCTGGAGGACATCCTGGGACAAGAGACACTTCCAACCGCACAGAGGACTGTAAAGGGCATCGGCCAGCAGCTTCTCCTGCTGCAGGATCAG CTGAAGcgagaaaaggaagagaaaaagaaagtagtTGAGAATTACACATCAGAAAGAGCAATGAGGAAGAAATATTATAACATGGTGGAAGAAATGAAAG GTAAAATCAGGGTGTTTTGTCGAATTCGTCCAGTGACCCGAAGTGAAGCTACACAAGGTGGGGCCGTTGTGGTGGCTAAATTAGACGATTACTCTGTCACTGTGGAAACCCAACGTGGGCCCAGAGAGTTTCAGTTTGACAAGGTGCTCAGCACAGAGGCCTCTCAGGAAGATTTGTTTCAAGATGTGAACAG GCTGATGCAGTCAGTCATCGATGGCTacaatgtttgcatttttgcataCGGCCAGACAGGCTCAGGGAAAACTTTCACCATGGTCGGGGACAAAGACCAGAAGAACCCTGGGATTATGCCCAGATCTTTTAACGCCATTTTTGACATCATGCGAGAGAACGGCTCTAAATTTGACTTCAAG GTTTCGGCCTATATGCTGGAGCTGTACAACGACAGGTTGCAGGACCTCTTCGTGAGCCAGGCGGGTGAGGCCCATGCGCAGACACAACCCCATGGCCCCACCAGGCGGGTGGAGATCAAAAGGAACAGAAAGGGGGTTGTGTTCGCCCAAGGAGCAGAGACAAAGGAGGCTTCCAGTGCCCAGGAGCTTTATGCTCTGTTCCAACAGGCTTGCGCCAATCGACACATCTCCGCCACCA AGATGAATGTGGAGAGTTCCCGCTCCCATCTGATTGTTGGCATCATGGTGGAGAGCAGGAATCTGACTAATGGGAGTGTCAATACCGGAAAGCTGAGCCTTGTAGACCTGGCAGGGAGTGAAAGAGCAGCAAAGACCGGTGCCAAGGACCACCAGCTAAAG GAGGCAAACTCAATCAACAAGTCTCTGAGTGCCTTGGGTGATGTGATCTCGGCATTGTCCGCGGAGCTGCCACATGTACCATACAGGAACAGCAAGCTCACTCAG GTTATGCAGGACTCTTTGGGAGGAAATGCCAAAACCCTCATGATTGTCAACATTTCCCCATCAGAATACAATCTGGACGAAACTCTCACATCTCTTGT TTATGCAACGAGAGTGAAGGCCATAACCAACAACGCCCAGAGAAATGTGGACAGTAAAGAGATCGCCCAGCTGAAGGAG GTGATCATGAAGCTGAAATCTGGACAGGCAGTGGAAGAGGTGGATGTTTGA